A segment of the Yersinia rochesterensis genome:
TTGGGCCACATTGCGCCATGAAACATCACGACAGGCGGTGTTTCATGGCAGTAATCTAATACTGGGAGAAAGTTAAAAATGATGCGTAAAATTAAAGGCTTACGCTGGTACATGATCGCTTTGGTTACCGTGGGCACTATATTAGGTTACCTGACGCGTAACGCTATTGCCGTTGCCGCACCAACGTTGCAAGAGCAGTTACATATCACGACACAGCAATATTCTTATATTATCGCCGCTTATTCAGCCGCTTACACTCTGATGCAGCCGGTAGCTGGCTATATTCTGGATGTGGTGGGGACGAAAGTCGGTTATGCCATGTTTGCCGTCATGTGGGCCATATTCTGTATGAGTACCGCATTAGCCAGCAGTTGGGGCGGTTTAGCGATTGCTCGTGGTGCTGTGGGTGCAGCAGAAGCCGCCATGATCCCTGCGGGTCTGAAAGCGACCAGTGAGTGGTTCCCAGCAAAAGAACGCTCCATTGCCGTGGGTTACTTCAACGTAGGTTCTTCTATCGGCGGCATGATTGCACCACCATTAGTGGTGTGGGCTATCGTGATGCACAGCTGGCAGATGGCATTTATCATTACCGGTGTGCTTAGCCTGATTTGGGCCATTGCTTGGTTAATCCTGTACAAACACCCGAAAGATCAGAAAAAACTGTCTGATGAAGAGCGTGAGTACATCCTGAGTGGCCAAGAAGCGCAGCACTCTACTGCTAACGCCAAAAAGATGTCTGCAATGCAGATTATCCGTAACCGCCAGTTCTGGGGTATTGCAATACCACGTTTCTTGGCAGAACCCGCTTGGGGCACATTCAACGCGTGGATCCCACTGTTCATGTTTAAAGCTTATGGCTTTAACTTGAAAGAAATCGCCATGTTTGCCTGGATGCCAATGCTGTTTGCCGACCTGGGCTGCATTCTGGGTGGCTATCTGCCACCATTGTTCCAGAAATATCTCAAAGTTAACCTGATTGTTTCCCGTAAGTTAGTGGTCACTATGGGCGGCTTGTTGATGATTGGGCCGGGGATGATTGGCCTGTTCACCAGCCCTTACGCGGCTATCGCCCTGCTGTGTGTCGGTGGATTTGCTCACCAATCACTGTCTGGTGCGCTGATTACCTTATCGTCTGACGTCTTTGGCCGTAACGAAGTGGCCACCGCCAACGGCTTGACGGGAATGGCGGCTTGGACGGCCAGTACTATGTTCGCCCTGGTAGTGGGTGCTTTGGCAGATACCATGGGCTTCAGCCCACTGTTTGCCGCACTCGCCGTATTTGACGTGTTAGCCGTCGTGGTTATCTGGACGGTACTGCAAAACCGCTCGGCAGCCGAACCCGCTATCGATCCGGTACAACAAACGCCAGCCGGACAGAATTAATCCAAGACTTTACGCGAGAGACACCATCAGCCCGGTGATATTTGCCGGGCTTTTTATCCCCGAGCCGCCCTCCTTTACTGCACATTTTCCATCATAACTGTGATAGCAATAACTAGAACCCAATAGGGATAAGTGGTATAACAAGTCCAATTGTATCTCCTACGGGATATCATGCCTTCCAGACAAAATGAGCCGCAAAATTTGCTGCCTCAATTGATCCTTGATCCCAAGAGCCTTAATCATGGAATTCACAGAAACCAGACGGTTGTACCAGCAGTTAGCCGCAGAGTTAAAGCAGCGCATCGAAGCCGGTGTTTATCAGGTGGGCGATAAATTGCCCGCAGAACGCTACATTTCCGAAGAAATGAATGTCAGCCGAACTGTGGTCCGTGAAGCGATTATCATGTTGGAAGTGGAGGGCTATGTAGAAGTGCGCAAAGGCTCCGGCATCCATGTGATGTCGAATCAGCAAAAACACTTGGTCATGCCGAACCAGGGTATTGAATTCGCCACCGCAGGCCCTTTTGAGCTGTTACAGGCGCGTCAATTGATCGAAAGTAACATTGCTGAATTTGCAGCCACACAAGTCACCCGTCAGGATATCGTGCAATTAATCGAGATCCAAAAACATGCGCGGCAAGAAGATCGTTTTCGTGACTCGCAATGGGATTTGAAATTCCATGTGCAAGTGGCGCTGGCGACGCAAAACACCGCGATGGCAACGATTGTCGAAAAAATGTGGAGCCAGCGGGTACATAACCCTTACTGGATCAAACTGCACGAGCATATTGATGATAAGTCGATCGAGAGTTGGTGCGAAGATCACGATCGGATCCTTGAGGCTCTGATGCGTAAAGATCCATACGCCAGTAAGCTCGCCATGTGGCAACATCTGGAAAATACCAAACAAATGCTGTTCCGGGCCACGACTGATGATTTCGAGTTTAATGTAGACCGCTACTTATTCACCGAAAACCCGGTAGTTCATCTCGATATCCCCAAAGAGCTTGGTTTGAGTGTTACAGATAAGCCGCAAGCAAGCGAATCATTGAAATAAGTCATTAGAGACAAATTCGCCAAAAGTCGATGTGACCAGGGCTTATGGCAGCAATGCCCAAGGATGGGCCAGCTAACCGATATCGGTGATTTCCAGCACGAAGAGGCACTCTTCATGCGATGTTGTAGTCAGTAAATGTCGAGTTCTGTCAGCAAATGTCAGTGTTAGGCCTGTTTTTTAACTATTGCTTAAAAAACACTCAATTAGCATCTATATTTCCCTGTTTCATATCCCGCTATTTTGCTAAAGTGGCAGCACTTTTTTATTCGGATGCTTTGGGAGCGAAACGCAAATATATGCGCTGGTTGTTTGCTCTGTTTATTGCAGTAGCTGGCTGGGTCGGTTCGGCTTCCGGCAGCTTGCTATCGTCCACGCATCCCTCATCAGGTATAGTGTTACCTGCGCTTGACCGTCCCTGCGTCAGCGGCACCTCCTCATCCGTCAATGTCTTTTCGTCATATCTGCACCTGCAAAAGAAAGCCCTTTATTCACAATGGCGTCTGATGGGCATTCCTGCCAAAAAAACCGCCATAAAAAACCGGTTGGGTGCAACTAAACTTACCGGCTCAGTTAATCTTTCATTCGCCAATAACACTTGGCATAGCGCACATCTGGCTATGTCCCGCAGCAGCCGAGCGGATGAAATCTATAAACAGCCACGGCAATCACTGCCCCTGTTGAACTATTCCAATTGGATATTCTATGCTTCGACACAGCAAAATCGTGTGGGTGGCTGGAAAGAGAGTAATACTCAATATAGCGGGATGCTTACCTACCATATTATGGCGTGATGCTTTCTCGGTTGTCGTAATACGTGAGCATCGCAACAAGAAGTCAATTTACCTTTAGATATCAGCGAATTGGTTTGCTTTGGTTCCTTTATCAAAACCATCGCTAAAACACGAAAAACCATCAGATATTTTTTGATCGTGTTTATATCCATAACGATGCATACAACAAACAATGACGTTTTAGGAATACCCGATGGATATCATTAAAGAACTCTTACATGCTTTATGGGCGCAAGACTACGAGACACTGGCGAATCCATCTTTAGTCTGGGCCATTTACATCTTGTTATTTGTGATACTTTTTCTGGAAAATGGCCTACTTCCGGCGGCCTTTTTACCGGGCGATAGTCTGCTGATTCTGGTTGGCGTCTTGATTGCAAAAGGGGCCATGAGCTTCCCGGTGACCATTGTGGTATTAACCACCGCAGCCAGCTTGGGTTGCTGGGTCAGCTATATTCAGGGGCGATGGCTGGGGAATACCAAAGTGGTGCAAGGGTGGCTATCCCATCTACCTGCCCATTATCACCAGCGCGCACATAACCTGTTCCACCGCCATGGGTTATCCGCCCTATTGGTCGGCCGTTTCCTGGCATTCGTGCGCACCTTATTGCCAACAATTGCGGGCCTTTCCGGCCTGAGCAATACCCGCTTTCAATTCTTTAACTGGATGAGTGGGTTGCTGTGGGTTTTGATCTTAACCACTATGGGCTTTGCCTTTGGCAAAACACCGGTATTCCTGAAATACGAAGATGAAGTGATGTTTTTCCTGATGTTGCTGCCTCTGGCACTCTTAGTGATTGGCTTATTTGGTTCTTTATATGTGCTTTGGCGCAAAAAAAGTGCCCCTCCGGCTAATAACAGCAATGATAAAGGTAAGCCAGAGTGATTACCCTCAGGGGCCGTTTTAGCCGCCCAGTTTGGCTCTATCTTATCCTGCCGGTGACCGCCTTATTGCTAGCAGCACTGTTGTTTACGCCAATGATTCTGCGCACAGAAAGTGCGTTAAAAATTCGGCCTAATCAGCAGGGTCTGTCGTTACCCGATGGATTTTATCTGTATCAACACCTCGATCAGCGGGGGATTCGCATCAAAAGCATCACTCCGGAGAATGACAGCCTGGTGGTGAGCCTTGAGTCTCCGGAACAGCAAAAAGAAGCGATCGAAGCTTTGCAGGATATCCTACCAAGCGGTTATGTCATTGTGACGAGTGAATCAAAGAAACGTCAGCGTTTATTACCCGCCTTCAGAAATAACCTACAAAATGTAGGGTAATCTACATGACGGGGAGCATCTCCCCGTCATCAGCTCTCCGTTATTCCCTATTTATTCTGCTGATACATGATTAATCTATAAAAATTCAGTAGTAAACTTGGGTATCACATAATTCAGAGCTATGCTTAGTCATTCATGGCAACCTATTTTATCACCGATTCTTGCTGTAAAAGGAAGCAATACCATGTTGTTACATACTGTGCTGTTACGTCCCGTTTTTTCACTACGGGCCTTTCTCCTGTTGGTCTTACCGATGGTTGCATTTTACAGTGTCGCCCAAACGAATGAATGCGACACCAAAGCTAAGGAGATCCAACAGCAGATTGATTATGCCAAACAGCATGGCAATACTCGCCGCGCCGCCAGTCTGGAAACGGCGCTGAAAGAAGTTAAAAATAATTGTACTGTTGAGAGCCTGAAAGCTGAGCGGCAGAAAAAAATCAAAGAAAAGCAACACAAAGTCGCAGAACGCAAGCAAGAACTCAAAGAAGCTCAGCAAAAGGGTGATGCTGGAAAAATCGCCAATAAACAGAAGAAGTTAACGGAGGCGCAAGCTGAGTTAAAGCAAGCTCAGGCACAGAAATAGCGACTCCGGGTTTAAATACAAACACAGTGAACTATTAGGATTATTAACCTATCAACTTTCCGATAAATTCACTAAATTAGATATTCACCTCAGTTATGTTAAGGAGCTATTACATGCCACAAGATAAAACCTCTGAACATTTGCGCGCTGAACTTAAGTCACTTGCGGATACTTTGGAAGAAGTGCTGCAATCTTCGACCGATAAGCCGAAAGCTGAGTTAGATAAGCTGCGGGCCAAAGCGGAGAACGCGTTGAAGGATACACGTGAACGTCTGAGTGAAACTGGCGATAAAATTGCTGCCCAAACCAAAGAGATTGCTG
Coding sequences within it:
- a CDS encoding DUF1090 domain-containing protein, with product MLLHTVLLRPVFSLRAFLLLVLPMVAFYSVAQTNECDTKAKEIQQQIDYAKQHGNTRRAASLETALKEVKNNCTVESLKAERQKKIKEKQHKVAERKQELKEAQQKGDAGKIANKQKKLTEAQAELKQAQAQK
- a CDS encoding MFS transporter is translated as MMRKIKGLRWYMIALVTVGTILGYLTRNAIAVAAPTLQEQLHITTQQYSYIIAAYSAAYTLMQPVAGYILDVVGTKVGYAMFAVMWAIFCMSTALASSWGGLAIARGAVGAAEAAMIPAGLKATSEWFPAKERSIAVGYFNVGSSIGGMIAPPLVVWAIVMHSWQMAFIITGVLSLIWAIAWLILYKHPKDQKKLSDEEREYILSGQEAQHSTANAKKMSAMQIIRNRQFWGIAIPRFLAEPAWGTFNAWIPLFMFKAYGFNLKEIAMFAWMPMLFADLGCILGGYLPPLFQKYLKVNLIVSRKLVVTMGGLLMIGPGMIGLFTSPYAAIALLCVGGFAHQSLSGALITLSSDVFGRNEVATANGLTGMAAWTASTMFALVVGALADTMGFSPLFAALAVFDVLAVVVIWTVLQNRSAAEPAIDPVQQTPAGQN
- a CDS encoding DedA family protein, with protein sequence MDIIKELLHALWAQDYETLANPSLVWAIYILLFVILFLENGLLPAAFLPGDSLLILVGVLIAKGAMSFPVTIVVLTTAASLGCWVSYIQGRWLGNTKVVQGWLSHLPAHYHQRAHNLFHRHGLSALLVGRFLAFVRTLLPTIAGLSGLSNTRFQFFNWMSGLLWVLILTTMGFAFGKTPVFLKYEDEVMFFLMLLPLALLVIGLFGSLYVLWRKKSAPPANNSNDKGKPE
- the exuR gene encoding transcriptional regulator ExuR, with the protein product MEFTETRRLYQQLAAELKQRIEAGVYQVGDKLPAERYISEEMNVSRTVVREAIIMLEVEGYVEVRKGSGIHVMSNQQKHLVMPNQGIEFATAGPFELLQARQLIESNIAEFAATQVTRQDIVQLIEIQKHARQEDRFRDSQWDLKFHVQVALATQNTAMATIVEKMWSQRVHNPYWIKLHEHIDDKSIESWCEDHDRILEALMRKDPYASKLAMWQHLENTKQMLFRATTDDFEFNVDRYLFTENPVVHLDIPKELGLSVTDKPQASESLK
- a CDS encoding DUF883 family protein, encoding MPQDKTSEHLRAELKSLADTLEEVLQSSTDKPKAELDKLRAKAENALKDTRERLSETGDKIAAQTKEIADKADNYVHDNPWAGVGIGAAVGVVLGVLLSRR
- the mzrA gene encoding EnvZ/OmpR regulon moderator MzrA, encoding MITLRGRFSRPVWLYLILPVTALLLAALLFTPMILRTESALKIRPNQQGLSLPDGFYLYQHLDQRGIRIKSITPENDSLVVSLESPEQQKEAIEALQDILPSGYVIVTSESKKRQRLLPAFRNNLQNVG